In one window of Candidatus Lernaella stagnicola DNA:
- a CDS encoding PAS domain-containing protein, giving the protein MSDPHEIFARYRDSAHAVFLETLGGRVVDCNQAALDLYGYTRSEMLRLTVFDLVPIEIAHRIPDIIVAQLQAGTFSTVAKGVRKNGEVFDTEVSTEVIGEREEKFILAQVTDLSTVVSES; this is encoded by the coding sequence ATGAGCGACCCGCATGAAATTTTTGCGCGTTATCGCGATTCCGCACACGCAGTGTTCCTGGAAACCCTCGGTGGGAGAGTCGTGGATTGCAACCAAGCCGCTTTGGACCTGTACGGTTACACTCGCTCGGAAATGCTTCGGTTGACGGTTTTCGACCTCGTACCCATCGAGATCGCGCATCGTATTCCGGACATCATTGTCGCGCAATTGCAGGCCGGCACCTTTTCCACCGTCGCCAAGGGTGTGCGAAAAAACGGCGAGGTTTTCGACACGGAAGTGAGTACGGAGGTGATCGGCGAACGCGAAGAGAAATTCATTCTCGCTCAAGTCACCGACTTATCGACCGTGGTTTCGGAATCCTAA